The following proteins are encoded in a genomic region of Sneathiella marina:
- a CDS encoding DNA-3-methyladenine glycosylase I encodes MTNGCTWYGDDPFYKAYHDEEWGVPIYDGRALYEKLILDGFQAGLSWITILRKRENFIAAFDGFNPELIARYDDAKIESLMQDAGIVRNRAKILGTIAGAKLFLEIEEKESGFSNLLWSYLDGKPIQNSWTSMGQVPAETPLSQAISKDLKKRGFKFVGPTIVYAFMQAVGMINDHVVSCPRHAEVKLLV; translated from the coding sequence ACAAACGGTTGCACCTGGTATGGCGATGATCCGTTTTACAAAGCCTATCACGACGAAGAATGGGGGGTGCCGATTTATGACGGCCGGGCCTTATATGAAAAACTCATCCTCGACGGCTTTCAAGCCGGATTATCCTGGATCACCATTTTGCGCAAACGGGAGAATTTTATTGCCGCGTTCGATGGCTTCAATCCTGAGCTGATTGCCCGCTATGATGATGCAAAAATTGAATCCCTCATGCAGGATGCAGGCATCGTCCGCAACCGCGCCAAAATTCTCGGCACTATAGCTGGTGCCAAACTGTTTCTGGAAATCGAAGAAAAGGAAAGTGGTTTTTCAAACCTTCTCTGGAGCTACCTGGACGGGAAACCAATTCAAAACAGCTGGACATCCATGGGTCAGGTACCAGCAGAAACACCGCTTAGCCAGGCCATCTCCAAGGATCTCAAGAAACGGGGTTTTAAATTTGTTGGCCCAACAATAGTCTATGCCTTTATGCAGGCTGTGGGCATGATCAACGATCATGTTGTCTCCTGTCCCCGGCATGCGGAAGTGAAACTATTGGTATGA
- a CDS encoding DUF1491 family protein has product MEPRLKAEIWVKAHIRKCANFNVPVMVTRRGDATAGSVLIKVNRLGPGCMVFSAATNFEDGSRLWLKGTGNDWVDEALADTYIEKQIKFDPDLWVLEIEDPEGRSFLDEKIQ; this is encoded by the coding sequence ATGGAGCCTCGGTTAAAAGCAGAAATCTGGGTGAAAGCCCATATTCGTAAATGCGCCAATTTTAACGTCCCTGTTATGGTGACACGTCGCGGCGACGCAACAGCCGGTTCTGTCCTGATCAAGGTTAATCGGCTGGGCCCCGGATGTATGGTATTTTCCGCGGCGACAAATTTTGAGGATGGAAGCCGTCTTTGGCTCAAGGGAACCGGCAACGACTGGGTTGATGAGGCCCTAGCCGATACCTATATCGAAAAGCAAATCAAATTTGATCCGGATCTCTGGGTGCTGGAAATCGAAGATCCCGAAGGCCGGTCTTTCCTCGACGAAAAAATACAGTGA
- a CDS encoding thymidylate synthase, translating into MQQYLDLLRLVKDTGVHKSDRTGVGTYSIFGHQMRFDLAKGFPVLTTKKLHLKSIVHELLWFLAGDTNVRYLQENGVRIWDEWADENGDLGPVYGQQWRSWPAPDGRSIDQIKNLISHIKTNPDSRRLIVSAWNPAEVDNMALPPCHCLFQFYVANGKLSCQLYQRSADVFLGVPFNIASYALLTIMMAQVCNLEPGEFIHSFGDTHLYSNHVEQATMQLARIPGTLPTMRLNPDVQDIFSFTFSDFDLVGYEAAAHIPAKVAV; encoded by the coding sequence ATGCAACAATATCTCGATCTTCTTCGGCTAGTCAAAGACACCGGTGTCCATAAATCGGATCGAACCGGCGTTGGGACCTACAGTATTTTTGGTCACCAGATGCGCTTCGATCTGGCCAAGGGATTCCCTGTACTGACCACGAAGAAACTTCATTTAAAGTCAATTGTGCATGAACTTCTCTGGTTTCTGGCAGGCGATACCAATGTCCGGTATTTGCAGGAAAACGGCGTCCGGATCTGGGATGAATGGGCCGACGAAAATGGGGACCTTGGGCCTGTTTACGGTCAGCAGTGGCGATCCTGGCCCGCGCCCGATGGTCGCAGCATTGATCAGATAAAAAACCTGATCTCGCACATTAAAACCAATCCCGATTCACGGCGACTTATTGTCAGCGCCTGGAACCCGGCCGAAGTGGATAATATGGCGCTGCCGCCATGTCATTGTCTTTTTCAGTTTTACGTAGCCAATGGCAAACTATCCTGTCAACTCTATCAACGTAGCGCTGATGTATTCCTCGGCGTGCCGTTTAACATTGCCTCCTACGCCTTGCTGACAATTATGATGGCCCAGGTCTGCAATCTTGAACCGGGGGAATTTATTCACAGTTTCGGGGACACACATCTTTATTCAAATCATGTTGAGCAGGCGACTATGCAGTTGGCCCGCATCCCGGGCACGTTACCGACCATGCGTCTCAATCCGGACGTACAAGATATTTTCAGTTTTACCTTTTCTGATTTTGATCTGGTCGGATATGAAGCTGCGGCGCATATTCCAGCAAAAGTCGCGGTTTAA
- a CDS encoding dihydrofolate reductase, whose product MAKDNPILSAIVAVSENNVIGAENDLPWRLSNDLKWFKKSTIGKPILMGRKTFKSLPGLLPGRTNIILTRDPDFTLDGGIVTRNLDDAIAAGQVAAKTAGAEEIVVIGGAEIYRLTLPLINRLYLTRVHTEIEGDTFFPELETTDWVEVFNEFHGKSEKDMFDHSFTILERIRP is encoded by the coding sequence TTGGCCAAAGATAACCCAATCCTTTCCGCCATCGTCGCGGTGTCGGAAAACAACGTAATTGGGGCAGAGAATGATTTGCCATGGCGTCTGTCCAATGATTTAAAGTGGTTCAAGAAGAGCACGATCGGCAAACCCATTTTAATGGGACGCAAGACATTCAAATCCCTGCCCGGCCTGCTTCCGGGGAGAACCAATATTATTCTTACCCGAGATCCCGACTTCACGTTAGACGGCGGTATCGTTACCCGCAATCTTGACGACGCTATCGCTGCAGGTCAGGTCGCCGCCAAAACGGCAGGAGCTGAAGAGATAGTGGTCATTGGTGGTGCCGAAATCTATCGCCTGACATTACCGCTGATTAACCGACTGTATCTGACGCGTGTTCACACGGAAATTGAAGGGGATACCTTTTTTCCAGAACTGGAAACAACCGATTGGGTCGAGGTTTTTAACGAATTTCATGGAAAATCGGAAAAAGACATGTTTGATCATAGCTTTACAATTCTCGAGAGAATTCGCCCCTAA
- a CDS encoding SspB family protein, whose amino-acid sequence MADDINYNSMVEKALLEVVRNSLRHAAEYGLPNEQHFYITFKTRFPGVTIPKHLSKRYQDEMTIVLQHQFWDIKVETTYFSVDLSFNHNRETLTVPFDALTAFADPSVQFGLQFTSDLPGSSEGSISTDDDNSETSDEESVDSNTKPIGKQGEVIALDAFRKK is encoded by the coding sequence ATGGCAGACGATATTAATTATAACTCAATGGTTGAAAAGGCTCTTTTGGAAGTCGTTCGCAATTCCCTCAGACATGCGGCGGAGTATGGGCTTCCTAACGAACAGCATTTTTATATAACCTTCAAAACCCGCTTTCCCGGCGTTACAATCCCCAAACATTTATCGAAACGCTATCAGGACGAAATGACTATTGTCCTGCAACACCAATTCTGGGACATCAAGGTTGAGACCACATATTTCAGTGTTGATTTGAGTTTTAATCATAATCGGGAAACACTCACTGTGCCGTTTGATGCCTTGACGGCATTTGCGGACCCTTCGGTTCAGTTCGGGTTACAGTTCACCTCAGATTTACCAGGATCTAGTGAAGGCTCTATATCAACAGATGACGACAATTCAGAGACCAGCGACGAGGAGTCCGTTGATAGCAATACCAAACCAATTGGAAAACAAGGCGAAGTCATTGCCCTTGATGCGTTTCGCAAGAAATGA
- a CDS encoding fumarate hydratase: protein MPEFHYQEMFATGEDNTPYRKLSSEHVSTITVDGQEVLKIEPEALSMLTAEAMRDMAHLLRPKHLQQLASILEDDEASENDKFVATQLLKNANIAAGMILPGCQDTGSAIIMGKKGQYVWTDGTDKEQLSHGVYKTYTETNLRYSMLAPFSMFDEKNTGTNLPAQIDLYATNGNEYEFLFIAKGGGSANKSFLHQALPSVLTPDRLVPFIQEKMTELGTAACPPYHLAVVIGGTSAEDTMKTVKLASTKYYDELPTSGNEFGRAFRDLEMEKEILKVAQGIGIGAQFGGKYFCHDVRVIRMPRHGASVPLGIGVSCSADRQVKGKITKEGIFLEQLETNPAQYLPEVSKEDLEDHVVKIDLNQPMKDILATLTQYPIKTRLSLSGTIIVARDMAHRKLRELLENGDGLPQYFKDHIIYYAGPAKTPEGYASGSFGPTTAGRMDGYVDQFMAEGASMVMLAKGNRSKAVVNACKEHGGFYLGSIGGPAAILAQDNIKKVEVQEFEEFGMEAIWRIDVVDFPAFIVMDDKGNDFFAPKRPTF, encoded by the coding sequence ATGCCCGAATTTCACTACCAGGAAATGTTCGCCACCGGCGAAGATAATACACCATATCGTAAACTGAGCAGCGAACATGTCTCGACAATAACGGTCGACGGACAGGAAGTTCTAAAAATTGAGCCCGAAGCGCTGTCGATGCTGACCGCCGAAGCGATGCGTGACATGGCTCACCTGTTGCGGCCGAAGCATCTTCAACAGCTCGCCAGTATACTGGAAGATGACGAAGCTTCTGAGAATGATAAATTTGTAGCCACGCAGCTGTTGAAAAACGCAAATATTGCCGCGGGCATGATCCTGCCGGGGTGTCAGGATACGGGCAGCGCAATTATTATGGGGAAAAAGGGGCAATATGTCTGGACCGATGGAACAGATAAAGAGCAGCTATCCCATGGTGTTTACAAAACCTATACCGAAACAAATTTACGTTATTCCATGCTGGCGCCGTTCAGCATGTTTGACGAAAAAAACACTGGGACAAATTTACCCGCGCAAATCGACTTATATGCAACGAATGGAAATGAGTATGAATTTCTATTCATTGCGAAAGGCGGCGGGTCCGCCAACAAATCTTTCCTGCATCAAGCCCTTCCAAGTGTCCTCACACCAGATCGCCTCGTTCCGTTCATTCAGGAGAAAATGACGGAGCTTGGAACAGCAGCCTGCCCACCTTACCATCTCGCTGTCGTAATCGGAGGTACCTCTGCGGAGGATACGATGAAGACGGTAAAACTGGCCTCAACAAAATATTATGATGAGCTGCCGACCTCCGGCAATGAATTTGGCCGCGCTTTTCGTGATTTGGAAATGGAAAAGGAGATTTTGAAAGTAGCGCAAGGTATCGGCATTGGCGCCCAGTTTGGCGGCAAGTATTTCTGCCACGATGTTCGCGTGATCAGAATGCCTCGCCATGGGGCAAGTGTTCCATTGGGAATAGGTGTTTCCTGTTCGGCAGATCGGCAAGTCAAAGGCAAAATAACCAAGGAGGGCATATTCTTGGAGCAGCTGGAAACAAACCCAGCCCAGTATTTGCCTGAGGTCTCAAAGGAAGACCTTGAAGATCATGTGGTCAAAATCGACCTGAATCAGCCGATGAAGGATATTCTGGCAACTTTGACACAATACCCGATCAAGACCCGGCTCAGCCTCAGTGGTACGATTATTGTCGCCCGTGACATGGCTCATCGGAAATTGCGCGAGCTGCTAGAAAATGGAGACGGCCTGCCACAGTATTTTAAAGATCATATTATCTACTATGCCGGACCGGCCAAAACACCGGAGGGATATGCATCTGGATCCTTTGGGCCGACGACGGCAGGCCGTATGGATGGCTATGTGGATCAGTTCATGGCTGAAGGCGCCAGCATGGTGATGCTGGCAAAAGGTAACCGCAGTAAAGCTGTTGTAAATGCCTGCAAGGAACATGGTGGTTTTTATTTAGGGTCGATCGGCGGTCCGGCGGCAATCCTTGCACAGGACAATATCAAAAAAGTCGAAGTACAGGAATTCGAAGAGTTTGGAATGGAGGCAATCTGGCGTATCGACGTTGTAGATTTCCCCGCCTTTATTGTTATGGATGACAAGGGAAATGATTTTTTCGCCCCTAAACGGCCCACTTTCTGA
- a CDS encoding ribbon-helix-helix domain-containing protein yields MTGTIVKHSVRIAGHQTSISLEQKFWTILQEIALRENVSINKLITNIDATRSGNMSSTLRLFVLEDLERRLSSNMD; encoded by the coding sequence ATGACCGGCACGATCGTAAAGCACTCTGTCCGCATCGCTGGCCACCAAACCAGTATCTCGCTTGAACAAAAATTCTGGACCATCCTTCAGGAAATCGCGCTGCGCGAAAATGTCAGTATCAATAAACTGATCACAAATATTGATGCAACCCGATCGGGAAACATGAGCAGTACACTACGATTGTTTGTTCTTGAGGATTTGGAGCGCCGGCTCTCATCTAATATGGATTAA
- a CDS encoding DUF4169 family protein, with protein sequence MGDVVNLNQFRKKQERKSAKEKASQNRRAYGRTKAERKDAEKQHRKDTNELDGRKLTNQRKTDDSSKAES encoded by the coding sequence ATGGGCGATGTTGTCAATCTAAATCAATTCCGAAAAAAACAGGAACGAAAATCAGCAAAAGAAAAAGCGAGCCAAAATCGCCGGGCATATGGCCGAACGAAGGCGGAGCGCAAAGATGCTGAAAAACAACACCGAAAGGATACCAATGAGCTTGATGGGAGGAAGTTGACAAACCAGCGGAAGACCGATGACAGTTCAAAGGCCGAAAGTTAG
- a CDS encoding haloalkane dehalogenase: protein MTAASKYKKKSATIRGIKMAYIEEGEGDPIVFLHGNPTSSYLWRNIMPHLEGQGRLIAPDLIGMGDSEKLQDSGPESYTFKEHRSFLHELLAYLEVDQNVTLVIHDWGSALGFDWANQNQGAMKGIAYMEGIVQSIPSWDSWPEGARNIFQGFRSPAGEDLVLEKNIFVERVLPGSIIRELEDAEQSEYLRPFRNAGEDRRPTLTWPRQIPIAGEPEDVVEIVNSYSEWLSQSELPKLFINADPGSILIGPQREFCRSWPNQTEITVKGLHFIQEDSPNEIGQAISDFVTKI from the coding sequence ATGACAGCTGCAAGTAAATATAAGAAGAAATCTGCAACGATCCGTGGCATAAAAATGGCCTATATCGAAGAAGGTGAAGGCGATCCGATTGTCTTCTTGCATGGCAATCCGACTTCTTCATATTTATGGCGAAATATTATGCCGCACCTGGAAGGCCAGGGCCGGTTGATTGCACCGGATCTTATCGGTATGGGCGATTCCGAGAAGCTGCAGGACAGCGGCCCGGAAAGTTATACATTTAAAGAGCATCGTAGCTTTTTACATGAACTATTAGCTTATCTGGAGGTAGACCAGAACGTAACCCTGGTTATCCATGATTGGGGGTCTGCACTTGGCTTTGACTGGGCCAATCAAAATCAGGGCGCCATGAAAGGCATCGCTTACATGGAAGGTATCGTCCAGTCCATTCCTAGCTGGGATAGCTGGCCGGAAGGCGCCCGCAATATTTTTCAGGGCTTCCGCAGCCCTGCAGGAGAAGATCTCGTTCTTGAAAAAAACATATTTGTCGAACGGGTTTTACCGGGCTCGATTATCCGAGAATTGGAAGATGCGGAACAGAGTGAATATTTGCGCCCATTTCGCAATGCAGGAGAGGACCGTCGGCCTACATTGACTTGGCCGCGACAAATACCCATTGCGGGTGAACCGGAAGACGTTGTGGAAATTGTGAATAGCTATTCTGAATGGCTGAGCCAGTCAGAGCTGCCAAAACTCTTTATCAACGCCGATCCGGGATCAATTTTGATCGGCCCTCAACGGGAATTCTGCCGAAGCTGGCCCAATCAAACTGAAATAACCGTCAAAGGTCTACATTTCATACAAGAAGACAGCCCGAATGAAATTGGTCAGGCAATATCTGATTTCGTTACAAAAATCTAA
- a CDS encoding adenylate/guanylate cyclase domain-containing protein yields the protein MKTGQDRKLTTILCADVVGYSRLMSEDEEKTLERLKQTREVFKRYIDEHSGRIVNMTGDGLIADFSSAVKAMQCAIEVQNKLNKDNTGLPQSDQMAYRVGLNLGDVIIEGDDIFGEGVNVAARLEAMAPVGGICISGPLFDQVKNKFPMAFNFLGNKTVKNIADPVAVYSLSLNETADDQNPASAAAPLEDVEPSIDVEDKRLRKMVKKQAAFYRLAFIYGSIIVFLFVINAATSTSYWWFLWPAGSMLLVLAIRAISVFGKGPVGDDWEERKFSELKEKNRKSLS from the coding sequence ATGAAAACTGGACAGGATCGAAAACTCACTACCATTTTATGTGCCGACGTTGTCGGCTACAGCCGGCTCATGAGCGAAGATGAAGAGAAAACGCTGGAAAGGCTGAAGCAAACACGAGAGGTTTTCAAACGATATATTGACGAGCATTCAGGCCGCATCGTCAATATGACAGGAGACGGTTTAATCGCCGATTTTTCCAGCGCTGTTAAAGCTATGCAATGTGCCATCGAGGTCCAGAACAAATTAAACAAGGATAATACCGGTCTGCCGCAATCCGACCAAATGGCCTATCGAGTTGGACTTAATTTGGGGGATGTCATTATCGAAGGCGATGATATCTTTGGTGAAGGCGTTAATGTGGCAGCCCGACTGGAAGCTATGGCGCCAGTTGGCGGGATTTGTATTTCCGGCCCGCTTTTTGATCAGGTCAAAAATAAATTTCCGATGGCATTCAATTTTCTTGGCAATAAAACCGTCAAGAATATAGCAGACCCTGTAGCCGTCTATTCACTTTCACTCAATGAGACTGCGGACGACCAAAATCCAGCATCCGCTGCTGCTCCGCTTGAAGACGTCGAACCATCAATCGATGTTGAAGACAAGAGGCTTCGAAAAATGGTCAAGAAGCAGGCGGCTTTTTACCGTCTCGCCTTTATTTATGGCAGCATTATTGTTTTTCTGTTTGTTATTAATGCTGCAACTTCAACCAGTTACTGGTGGTTTTTATGGCCCGCCGGCTCTATGCTCCTCGTCCTTGCTATACGCGCTATATCCGTCTTCGGCAAAGGCCCGGTAGGCGATGATTGGGAGGAACGTAAATTCTCTGAACTGAAAGAAAAAAATCGTAAGAGCTTGTCCTAG
- a CDS encoding VWA domain-containing protein codes for MKKINNDDLLSKQVAEYNAPVDGNLQLGAEISPLIAEFSRDGVDLILTSENGDFITINDYFSSFPGADLLTAGGARITSDVVSKLSGPGPLAQSTSTQSDADGPIGEVTELSGTVTAKHVDGTIDELVPGAAVFQGDVLETGTDGSFAILFADETQFSMGENGRAVLDEMIYNPSGGEGSFGVSLLQGVFSLVSGQIAKDDADNVSVKTPVGTIGIRGTSWSGHVKNVGEESIFTLFTGAIVIANEGGSQFLSIANQSVIVRSFSSAPESPVILTADQLYTIYGDALQLVNPNWFDEQDQFDPTRIEPEGGNRSNNTGGGADFQQFAALAISDGLGSSDLLESAQLLGDTILNLNEIEAVEGGVSDGPDAKVSVNTVRDPVTGNIISYEVVIGLDEPSGLPVTITYDVRPGTASADDFVVDGDGTAIIPAGQLSTSFTVTVTDDDVVENLEFFIIELIGADNANISFAFKETVVVIVDDDIGVVRITEATLDGTAIANGEVGEGAGVLSFELVLDKPLAAGAKLDIDYVISGTASEGSDYSADAVKTATFDGGETGLPAGATISIDVPLLDDDVYEGTESLTISIVGASENVVVDGDADVLSIDIIDDEPAIDIESPEAADLDEADTDGSVVDGSLGVTGGSGTLSSVIFDAEQIDFAASNVSSGGSDVVLSGLGTDTIVGTAGGATIFTITLSEDGTYDMTLDGPLDHSDGFGNVVPLVEFDLAFTAFDEAGASVSGVLGIEVKDSAPILGIADNVILDEDDLPEGSDISPESSTATGVVAIDMGLDGFGSVALTIDNLPSITSRGDNVEYDLTTLSDGVTQRVTATAVPENGAPRTVFTLDFAPNGDGDNFGYSMTLQDVVDHGGAGEDSLLFTFGYDVEDNDGSSASGSFSTTIVDDAPLASPDDVILEAPQLPAYNLVLILDTSGSMSQGVSGGSGTRMDVLKQSVSNLLGDYGEASRAVNITIIGFSSAASIVYSGTSISDAQAFIGAAGNLIPSGGTSYAAAVADSETGAQGVLNANLDDPNLEGFNHIAYFISDGAPNSGQGVPTAGGNDWQNFADGNNIEVVAVGIGNGTDTDELANVENAGQDPIVVIDPNDLDSVLEDTVPVVESDNVVSSGVVDLLGADGGTLTSLTYNSINYDIPQNSDPLIIETDLGGSLSIDMDGNYTYTAPQSAEPGAEDSFEYFLTDGDGDSSSAVLSVNFVSEIFQGDGGAELLVGSDGDDWIAGNGGNDTLQGNGGNDILEGGSGADVFAITGAYLSGPSDPDFEITISDFDAGEDTVDLDQIFDVLGLLTEDRGQGDAWDLSEINGQAALTFTAANTPVVFFSNQINPDNQALDDIASKITVDES; via the coding sequence GTGAAAAAAATTAACAATGACGATCTGCTAAGTAAACAAGTCGCAGAATATAATGCACCAGTTGATGGAAATCTGCAGCTTGGTGCCGAGATTTCCCCTCTAATCGCTGAATTCTCCCGGGACGGTGTTGATCTTATATTGACGTCCGAAAACGGTGATTTCATCACAATCAACGATTACTTCTCCTCATTTCCCGGTGCTGATCTGTTAACTGCGGGTGGCGCCAGGATTACGTCAGACGTGGTGAGTAAACTCTCAGGGCCGGGGCCGCTTGCCCAGTCCACATCTACACAATCCGATGCAGATGGACCAATCGGTGAAGTTACGGAATTGAGCGGCACTGTCACAGCAAAACATGTCGATGGCACTATTGATGAACTGGTGCCGGGAGCCGCTGTATTCCAGGGCGATGTATTGGAAACCGGCACTGACGGATCGTTTGCTATTCTTTTCGCAGATGAGACACAATTTTCGATGGGCGAGAATGGTCGGGCAGTCCTAGATGAGATGATTTATAATCCTTCCGGTGGTGAAGGATCTTTTGGGGTCTCTTTGTTACAAGGCGTCTTTTCGTTAGTCAGCGGGCAGATTGCCAAAGATGATGCAGATAATGTGAGCGTAAAGACACCTGTTGGAACAATAGGTATTCGTGGAACCAGTTGGTCGGGACATGTTAAAAATGTCGGTGAAGAATCAATCTTTACACTGTTTACCGGCGCCATAGTGATTGCCAATGAAGGCGGATCTCAATTTCTTAGTATCGCGAACCAATCGGTTATTGTGAGGAGCTTTTCCAGTGCACCGGAAAGCCCCGTTATTCTAACGGCGGACCAGCTTTATACGATTTATGGCGACGCATTGCAGCTCGTTAATCCGAATTGGTTTGACGAGCAAGACCAATTCGATCCGACCCGAATAGAGCCAGAAGGCGGAAACCGCTCTAACAACACAGGGGGCGGGGCCGACTTCCAGCAGTTTGCGGCCCTGGCTATTTCAGATGGACTGGGATCAAGTGATTTGCTGGAATCTGCGCAACTGCTCGGCGATACGATTTTAAATCTGAATGAAATCGAAGCTGTTGAAGGGGGCGTAAGTGATGGCCCAGACGCTAAAGTCTCGGTCAATACGGTCCGCGATCCTGTAACTGGCAACATTATTTCCTACGAGGTCGTCATTGGTTTGGATGAGCCGTCAGGTCTTCCGGTAACAATTACCTATGATGTCCGGCCAGGTACGGCATCTGCGGATGACTTTGTTGTTGATGGCGATGGAACAGCGATCATTCCTGCAGGTCAGTTGTCTACAAGCTTTACCGTGACTGTCACGGACGATGATGTTGTCGAGAATCTTGAATTCTTTATTATTGAATTGATAGGTGCTGACAACGCGAATATCAGTTTTGCCTTCAAGGAAACAGTTGTTGTTATTGTTGATGATGATATTGGTGTGGTCCGCATCACCGAGGCAACCTTGGATGGCACCGCAATCGCCAATGGCGAGGTGGGGGAAGGAGCCGGTGTTCTTTCCTTTGAGCTGGTTTTAGATAAACCCCTTGCGGCCGGCGCAAAGCTCGACATTGATTACGTAATTTCAGGAACGGCATCTGAAGGCAGCGATTATAGTGCAGATGCTGTAAAAACGGCTACTTTCGACGGCGGGGAGACGGGCCTGCCTGCAGGTGCAACAATCAGCATTGATGTTCCGCTTTTGGACGATGATGTTTATGAGGGAACAGAATCTCTGACAATTTCTATTGTCGGTGCCTCTGAAAATGTGGTCGTGGATGGGGATGCAGATGTGCTCTCGATTGATATCATTGATGACGAGCCAGCGATCGATATCGAAAGCCCTGAGGCGGCGGATCTTGACGAAGCAGATACCGACGGCAGCGTAGTTGATGGATCACTGGGTGTAACCGGTGGAAGCGGAACCTTGAGCAGCGTAATTTTTGATGCCGAGCAAATTGATTTTGCAGCCTCGAATGTATCTTCTGGCGGCTCCGATGTTGTTCTTTCAGGCCTTGGCACTGACACAATTGTTGGAACGGCTGGTGGGGCAACCATATTTACAATTACCTTGTCCGAAGATGGTACTTACGATATGACCCTTGATGGGCCACTCGATCATTCAGACGGTTTTGGCAATGTTGTCCCGCTCGTCGAGTTTGATCTCGCATTCACCGCGTTCGATGAAGCGGGAGCGTCCGTTTCCGGCGTGCTCGGTATTGAAGTTAAGGATAGTGCGCCAATTCTCGGTATTGCCGATAACGTGATATTGGATGAGGATGATTTGCCGGAAGGATCCGATATTTCACCCGAATCTTCGACTGCCACCGGTGTTGTCGCCATAGATATGGGTTTGGATGGCTTCGGGTCGGTCGCCTTAACTATTGATAACCTTCCGAGTATTACATCGCGCGGCGACAATGTTGAGTATGATTTAACGACACTGAGCGATGGAGTGACGCAACGTGTAACAGCGACCGCAGTTCCGGAAAACGGTGCCCCACGTACAGTGTTTACGCTGGATTTCGCGCCAAATGGCGACGGAGATAACTTCGGATACAGCATGACATTGCAGGATGTTGTTGACCATGGCGGCGCCGGTGAAGACAGCCTGCTCTTCACCTTCGGGTATGACGTGGAAGATAATGACGGATCAAGTGCTAGTGGCTCCTTTAGCACAACCATTGTTGATGATGCACCATTGGCTAGTCCGGATGATGTTATCCTCGAAGCCCCACAACTGCCGGCTTACAACCTGGTGCTTATCCTGGATACGTCTGGATCGATGAGTCAGGGTGTCAGCGGTGGAAGCGGGACCCGCATGGATGTGTTGAAGCAATCCGTGAGTAACCTGCTCGGAGACTATGGAGAGGCATCACGAGCGGTCAATATAACGATCATCGGGTTTTCCAGTGCTGCGAGTATTGTTTACAGCGGCACATCGATTTCTGATGCTCAGGCATTTATTGGTGCAGCGGGTAACTTGATTCCGAGCGGCGGGACCAGTTATGCGGCGGCCGTTGCTGACAGTGAGACCGGTGCGCAAGGAGTTTTGAATGCGAATTTGGACGATCCAAATTTGGAAGGCTTTAACCATATTGCTTACTTTATTTCCGATGGTGCGCCGAATAGTGGCCAGGGCGTACCCACAGCGGGAGGGAATGATTGGCAGAATTTTGCGGATGGCAATAATATTGAAGTCGTCGCCGTGGGTATTGGAAACGGAACGGATACAGATGAGCTGGCAAATGTGGAAAATGCCGGGCAAGATCCAATTGTCGTCATTGACCCAAATGATCTTGATTCTGTTCTGGAGGATACGGTTCCTGTCGTAGAATCCGATAATGTGGTTAGTTCCGGTGTCGTTGATCTTTTGGGAGCCGACGGAGGTACATTGACAAGCCTGACTTATAATTCGATAAATTATGATATACCGCAAAATTCTGATCCATTGATTATTGAGACTGATTTAGGCGGTTCGTTGTCAATTGATATGGATGGAAATTATACCTATACAGCCCCTCAATCAGCTGAGCCCGGGGCTGAGGATAGTTTTGAATATTTCCTGACAGACGGTGATGGCGATAGTAGCAGTGCGGTTCTTTCCGTGAATTTTGTCAGTGAGATTTTTCAAGGAGATGGCGGCGCGGAACTGTTGGTCGGCAGTGATGGAGATGACTGGATCGCCGGGAATGGTGGCAACGATACTTTACAGGGTAATGGCGGTAACGACATCCTTGAAGGAGGCAGCGGGGCGGATGTTTTTGCAATTACAGGAGCGTATTTGAGCGGGCCATCTGATCCGGATTTCGAGATTACGATTTCGGATTTTGACGCGGGCGAAGACACCGTGGATCTTGATCAGATTTTCGATGTATTGGGATTATTGACGGAAGACCGCGGACAGGGGGACGCGTGGGATCTGAGTGAGATTAATGGTCAGGCGGCCCTGACATTTACGGCAGCTAACACACCAGTTGTATTCTTTAGCAATCAGATCAATCCGGATAATCAGGCGCTTGACGATATTGCCAGCAAAATCACAGTTGATGAATCCTAG